Part of the Caviibacter abscessus genome, CAAGGACTTTTTTTATTTTTCTAAAATATTTTTATTTTTTCTAATTACTTGCTGCTTTTGTTAAAGGCGGTACAATCTGTTTTTTTCTTGATACAATCCCTTTAAGCTCTATTTCGTTATCTAAAGATTTGCCAAATGCATTTTCTAATATATCTATTCTGTTTCCACTTATAATCCCTTTTGAATCATTAGTTAATATATTAGTTATAACAAACATAAATCCTTCAAGATTTAATTCTTTTATCATATTTTCAATTTCTAATAAAAATTTTTCTTTTTTAGTTACCATATCATTTTCATTTACTGTATTAACTTGTGCTATTCCAAATCTTCCTTTATCTAATTCAAATATCTTCATATCCATATTTAAAATTTCTTTTTCAGTTTTTTGACTAAGATTTGTACCTGCTTTAAGTAATTCCATTCCATATTCTCTTAATTCTACTCCTGCAATAGGTGCTAGATATTTACAAGCTTCTACGTCATTTTGAGTACAAGTTGGTGATTTAAAAAGTAGCGTATCTGATACAATTGCACTTAACATCATTCCAGCCATTTCTTTACTTGGCGTTATATTTTTTTCTTGATACATTTCACAAACTATTGTTGATGTACAACCATAAGGTTCAACTCTAGCTTTTAGTGGTTCGTCTGTTTTAAAATTTGCTATTCTATGATGGTCTATTAATTCTAATACTTTTGCTTCTTCAAATCCGTCAGCAGTTTGTGTTCTTTCATTATGATCTATTAAAATTATTTTTCTTCCTGAAACGTTTGAAACATACTCTGGTGAAGTTACTCCAAAATATTCAAGTGCATATTTTGTTTCTTCATTTAATTCACCAATTCTTACAGGAACTGATATTTGATTTTTAACTAACATATTTCTTAAATTTGCATATGCAATTGACGTACATATTGCATCAGAATCCGGATTTTTATGCCCGTATACTAAAACTTCTTCCATTTTTACTTTATTCCTCCCATGAATTTATCATATTTTATTATATGTATATATTACCTATTATAAATAATACTTTTAATATTACATAAGTTACTCCAAAGCCTAAAAATGCTCCGACAACAACTTCATTAAAAGTATGAATACCTGTTTTTACTCTACTTTGACATACAAGTAAAGCCAGTAACAAAGATAAAAGAACTATTTTTGTATCTCCAGTTATATATGTAATGATTGTAACAATTGAAAATGATATTGTTGCATGACCACTTGGCATACCTCCTTCTAAAGAGGTTCCTTTTTTTATTACAGCTTTTAGTGTTACTACCAATATAGAAAGTAGTGCTAATATTAAAACTGTTATATTTGATATTCTGCCTGTTAGCTTTATGAATTGATGTCCTGTTGCTATAACTTTTGTAATTTTATCAAAAAATACTATATATCCAACAAATAGAGACAACACAGCACTTACCATAACTGCTCCTGCTGCTGCATCTTTTGCAAATTTTGCATTTTCATTATATTCTTTTGTTACTAAATCAACTGTCCGTTCTATTGCTGTATTAATAATCTCACAAATAAGAACAATTGAAACAGTTATCATTAACATTAAAAGTTCATATCTATTTATGTCAAATATAAGGGAAAGTATTATTACAATTATTGCAATAACTATATGAACTTTCATATGACTTTCACTTTTTATAGTTTGTATAATTCCATTAATAGAATTATTAAAACTATTTATAATTTTTTTATCACGATTTTTTCTATCTTTTGTACTCATACGCACTCAAATATCTTTCTTCTTTTTCTCTCATTACCGCTTTTTCATCATCTTCAATATGATCATGCCCTAATATATGTAACATTCCATGTGTTAATAAATAATAAAATTCTCTTTTATCTGAATGACCAAATTCTTTAGCTTGTTCTTTTACTTTATCAATTGAGATTATTATATCTCCAATAATTTCAACCGGTCCTATATTTTCTGTTTCATTATATGCAAAAGATATTACATCTGTCGGTTTATCCATACCTCTGTATTCTTTATTAATTTCATGTATTACTTTATTATTCGTAACCATAAATGAAACATAAAAATCTTTTTCATTAAAATTTTCTTTTTCATTTTTTAAAATATACTCAATGTATTCTTTTATTTTTTCTTCTTCAAAATATTCTTCAACTTCATTTATGTCATAAGTTATATCTATTTCTACCATTATTTTTCCTTTTTTATTTTTAATTATTTTTTAGAATTAATTTTGGGATATTGTATTCTTTCATGATAAATTGCTTTAAGAACTACTAAAAATGCCTCTATAATTTTTTCTATGTCTGCCAAATTAATATCACAATTAGACAATTGATTATCATCTATTTTATATTTGACCAAATATCTTATGGTATTTTCAATACCTTCTCTACTTTTATCTTTAGATGCTCTAACCGCTGCTTCAACAGTATCTGCAAGCATTACTATTGCAGACTCTTTTGTACTAGGTTTAGGCCCAACATATCTAAAATCAACTTCACTAACGTTTTCTCCTATTTCAACCGCTTTATAATAAAAGTATTGAACCATAGTTGTTCCATGGTGTTCAACGATAATATTTAGTATTTCTTCCGGTAAACCATGTTGCTTACCAAGTATATATCCATCTTTTGGGTGCGAAGTCAAAATTAAAGCACTAAGAGATGGTTTTAATTCATTATGTAAGTTTTCCAAACCACCTTGATTTTCAACAAAGTAAAGTGGCCTTTTCATTTTACCTATATCGTGATAATATGCTCCAACTCTTGCAAGTATTGGGTTAGCACCTATTACTTCTGCTGCTTGCTCAGCTAATGCCCCTACCATTATACTATGATGAAATGTTCCAGGAGCAGTTAAAAGTAATTGTTTTAATAAACTTGATGAATAATCTCCCAACTCCAATAACTTAATATCTGTTAAAATAGAAAAAGTATTTTCAAAATATGGTAATATTCCAAGACAAATCATTCCTGTAAAAAATCCTGAAATTAGTGAAAATACAACAAAAATTGTTATATAACTAATCCCATAATTATATATTACTCCATATAAAACTGAAAAAATTGCCTGCATTACTCCTATTTTAAATCCATTTTTTACAAGTTCCAATCTATTTGTAAGCTTTTCATTTGTAATTATTGCAATTATTGATATCACAATAAGTATAATAAACCACTCCAAATTTGGAACAATAGTAAGCGATGCCAATATTGATATAGATAATGAAAACATTTTTTCTTTTGTTAATATACTTGCAACTATAGGCAAGCTCGCAAATGGAATGATAAATAACATTAACTCATCAAAATCTAGTATCCAATATAATACATTAATTATTATAAACGTAATAAACGTTGGATAAAATCCTTTAGAATTTATTCCTTTTTTTAGATAAGTTTCACCGCCTATATAATATAGTATAGAAAGAACTGATAAAAATAAGAATGTGAAAGATATTCTTAATATCTTATTATGATTATTTACAAGTCCTAATTGTTCTAATTGATCATACGTTGATTGAGTTATTATATCACCTTTTTTAGCGATAATATCTCCCTTACTAATTTTTATTTTGTTATTTTTTAATGCGTTTATATTCTCTTTAATTTTTTCTCTAGTTTTTTCTTCATTTATTATTAAGTTAGGTTCAATATAATTTCTAAGTAAGTTTTTTTCGTAAGATTCCAACACAATTTGTTTTTTTGATAATATTTTATTAAAATCCGTTTTTCTTACTATTCCTTCTTCATATAAACCAGTTAAAATTTCAGTTAGGTAAATATAATAATTAAGATCACCATTTATACCGATTTTTTTTATATCTGATTCACTGATATTTAATTTATTTTTTTCAATAAATTTAGTTATAGAATTTTCATTTTTTAAATCAAGCTTTGATAATTCTTGTAATAATTCAGAAAATTTCTTTACTTTTTCAGTACCTACTTCTATTTTTCTATCAAATTCAGGACTGGTATTTTTTTCTATTTTTTCTTGTATATCTATGTTTAAAATATCTTTTTCATAAACTACAGTTTTATACGCTATTATATCTTGTTCTACTTTGTTACCTACAATATATTCTGTGGAGTTTCTATGAATTAAACTTAAGATAACAAAAAATAAGAACGTAAGTAGTAAAAACATTGTTCTATAGCTATATTTATCCATAGTTGAATTATCTTTAGCTAATTTTAAATTCACATTTACATTTTTTATACTTATCTCAATTTTTCTCCCAAAAAAATTAATTTTCATATTTATACCTCAATTTATTATTTGTTTAATTATACCATACCAAAAAAAATTAAAAAAGATGTATTTTATAATTTATTTGTATGGTATAATGATTTAAAATATAATTAGGAGTACACATAAAATGAACATATTGGAAAATCTTAATCCAGAACAAAGAAAAGCGGCACAAAAGATTGAAGGTCCGTCATTAATTTTAGCAGGAGCTGGAAGTGGAAAAACTAGAACTGTAACATATAAAATAGCATATATGATTAAAACTTTAGGAATAAATCCAGATAACATTTTAGCACTTACTTTTACTAATAAAGCTGCAAATGAAATGAAACAAAGGGTAATGGAATTAGTCGGAGAAAATTCTTTTAATATGACTATTTCAACATTTCACTCTTTTGCTGTAAAACTTCTTAGAAAATATGCAAATGCTATTGGTTTTTCTAATTCATTTAACATTTATGATACTGATGATAGCAAATCAGTGATAAAAAGAATAATGAAAGAATTTAATATAGATGAAGGAATCACTCCAGTAAAATATTTAAGTAAGATTTCTAAACTAAAAGAATCTGAAATATTATATGACAAATTGGAAAATGAACTTGATTTATCAATAAAATCAAATAGAATTTTTTATGATATATATAAAACGTACCAAGAAACTTTATTAAAAAATAATTGTATGGATTTTTCAGATATTTTAATAAATGGGAAAAAAATACTATCTATACCTGAAATATTAAATAAAGTTCAAGAACAATATAAATACATATTAGTAGATGAATATCAAGATACTAATAATATTCAATATAATATAGTCAAATTAATTGCCAATAAATATAGAAATATATGTGTTGTTGGAGATGAAGATCAAAGTATATATTCATTTAGAGGAGCTGATATTTCAAATATTTTAAATTTTGAAAAAGATTATAAAGATGCTTTAGTAATTAAACTTGAACAAAATTATAGATCAACACAAAATATACTTAATCTTGCAAATTCAGTTATAAAAAATAACACAAGTTCAAAAGGTAAAAAATTATGGTCTAATAATAATGCAGGAAATAAAATAAAAGTTTTCAGTGCTGAAAATCCATATGATGAAGCTAATTTTATAGCCGGTATAATTAGAAACTCTAGCAAAAAATTTAAAGATTTTACTATTTTATATAGAACTAATTTTCAATCAAGAATATTAGAACAAGAATTAACAAGATATAGTATCCCTTGTAAAATATTTGGAGGTCTATCTTTTTATCAAAGAAAAGAAATTAAAGACTTACTTTCTTATTTAACTTTTATTATAAATCCTATGGACGAAGTTAATTTTGAAAGATGTATAACAAATCCAAAAAGAAAAATTGGAGAAAAAACTATACAAAAAATAAAAAGTATTTCAGTAGAACATAATACTGATTTAATGTCTGCTATGTTATACGAAAATAACAGTAAAATTAAAGATTTTTACAATACAATGTTAGAATGTGTAAATTTTTCAAAAGAAAATTCAGTAAGTGAACTATTACAATTTATAATAGACAAAATTTCATATTTTGATTACTTAAAACAAAATGAATCAAGCGATGAAAGAATAAAAAATATTGAAGAATTAGTAAATGCTATTATTGAAATTGAACACGACATTCCTGATTTAACTTTAGAAGAATATTTAACATCTATTTCTTTATCTAATTCTTCAGATAATATAAATGATGAAAATTATGTAAAACTTATGACTATTCATAGTTCAAAAGGTCTTGAATTTGACACTGTTTTCATATCAGGTTTTGAAACAGGTATATTCCCTTCAAATAGTACCTTAGATAATATTACTGAACTTGAAGAAGAAAGAAGACTTTGTTATGTAGCAATTACACGTGCAAAAAATGATATATACATAACGTATACAAAAAGTCGTATGCTAAACGGTATAACACAATACAACGTTATCCCTTCTATATTTTTAAGGGAAATGGATAATTCATATTTAAATTTTTTAAACAGTACAAATGAAATTAAAATTAGAGAAAGTGTAGATGAAAAAGTCAAAACAACAACTACTTTTGAAAATTTCAATCCATTTAAGTTTAAAAATAGCACTAAATACAGTATAGGTCAAAAAGTAGTTCATACTTTGTTTGGTGGAGGTGTTATAAAACAAATAGATGAGAAAAGCTTGATTATTGATTTTATTGCAGGTCAAAAAAAGATTTCATTAGCATTAGCTGATAAATTTTTAAAAAAATAATCTAAAATACAGAAAAGGAGTACAGAAGATGAAAAAATTTTTATTACTTATCATTTTAAATTTAGGTTTAATATCGTTTGCATTAAAATTTAATGACACAAAATATTGGTATGATTTAAAATATTTACCAGAACTCACCGAATACTTAAATCCTGGAGATGTAATAATTCTTACACCTAGTCCCGGAATAGTTAAAACTGGGCATGCTTTAATGGTAAATAAAGAAAAAAAATTTATTGATTTTCCTGATCTATATATTGGATATAGAGAAACTATTCCTGAAGCTTTAGTAGATCCACAAAGAAAATTCGCAGTATTTAGATATAAGTATATGACAGAAGAAATGTCAAATAAAATGTTTGATTATATTTATAAAAATTATTTAAATAATCAATATATGCTTACGTTTAAAACTGGAAAACATGATTATACATATTGCACCTTATTTGTGTATGATGTTTTTAATCATCATATAACAGACCCCGCAAAAAAAATACCGTTATTTGAACATTTTATCTTGCCTGTCGACTTTATCGGTTTTGGGGATATATTTGATATACTTAATTTTGATAACATTGTAAGATAATGATTTTCTTTGCAATTTTATATACAATAGTATATAATGTATTTCAAGGTGAATGATTATGAAAACTATGAATTTAACAATCAAGAACAAACAAGGTCTTCACGTAAGACCATCTACAAAATTTGTTGAAATAGCTGAAAATTTTCCCGGTACTATAACAGTAAAAACCGATACAAAAGAAGTAAATGGAAAAAATATTATGGAATTAATTTTTCTTGCACTTGATTTCGGAGATACATTTACAGTTATAGCCAATTCAGATGAAGAATCATCAGAAAATGCGATTTTAAATGAACTAAAACAATTAGTAGAGGTGCAAAAATTTTATGAAACTTAAACAAGGAGAATGAATATATGACTAATAATGTTGATTTTGAAAAACTTTTAGCAGATTATCTTCCATGTGAATTTAAATCTGGAACAGCAATTGAAGGTACTATTACAAGAAAAGAAATGGAATACTCTTACTTAGATATAAATAATAAACTAGAAGGAAGAATCAGATCATTTGAAATAGAAGATTTGAATGTAGGAGATACTATTGCTGTACAAGTTATAAAAACAGAAGATGACTACATTATTGTTTCAAAATTAGCCCTTGATAGAATAAAAGAATTTGACGGATACAATGTTGGAGATATTGTTACCGGTACAGTTCAAAAACAAATAAAAGGTGGATATAATGTTAAAATAAAAAGTTTAAATGCTTTTTTACCATTATCTCTTTCTGGTGCTAAAGACAAAGAAATAATAGGGAAAACATTTGATTTCTTAATAAAAGAAAAAACTAAAAAAGGTATTACAATATCTAGAACAGACTTAACAAAAAAAGAAATAAGTGATTTCTTAGAAACTATAAATCTAAATGATGTTGTAAAATGTACAATAAGCGAAATATTAGATTTTGGTGTAATAGTAAAATTAGGTCCTACAACAGGTCTTATACATATATCTGAGCTTACTTGGAACCAAATAAAAGATATAAGTGACATACTAAAAGTAGGTCAAGAAATTGAAGCTAAAATAATAGAAATTAATAAAGAAAAAGCTAAAATAAAATTAAGTATAAAGCAATTAACTGATAATCCTTGGTTTGCTACAAGGGAAAAATATCAGCTTGGAGAACTGAGAACAGGAACAATAAAAGAAATACTGGATTTTGGTTTAGTTATTTCTATTGATAATACTGAAGATGAAGGATTTATGCATATATCTGACATATCTTACAGAAAATATTTCAAATTAGATAAAACTTTTAAAATTGGAGATACAATTGAATTTGAAATACTTAACATTAATGATGAAAAACAAAGAATATCACTTAGTGCAAAAGCATTACTTGATAAAACTTGGGATACTATTACAGATAATTTAAATATAGGTGATATAGTTGAAGCTAAAGTAATATTTGCACAAGATTACGGAATGTTTGTAGAATTACCTAATAAATTGGAAGCATTTATTCGTAGAATAGACTATTCATGGACTAAAAATGAATTAACTGAATTTAATGAAGGAGAAAATATAAAATTTGTAATAACAAATATTGATGCTGATAACAAAAAAATTGCAGGTTCTATAAAAGCTCTTATTAAATCTCCTTGGAAAGAAGCAATAGAAACTTATAAAATAGGAAATATAGTA contains:
- a CDS encoding manganese-dependent inorganic pyrophosphatase; the protein is MEEVLVYGHKNPDSDAICTSIAYANLRNMLVKNQISVPVRIGELNEETKYALEYFGVTSPEYVSNVSGRKIILIDHNERTQTADGFEEAKVLELIDHHRIANFKTDEPLKARVEPYGCTSTIVCEMYQEKNITPSKEMAGMMLSAIVSDTLLFKSPTCTQNDVEACKYLAPIAGVELREYGMELLKAGTNLSQKTEKEILNMDMKIFELDKGRFGIAQVNTVNENDMVTKKEKFLLEIENMIKELNLEGFMFVITNILTNDSKGIISGNRIDILENAFGKSLDNEIELKGIVSRKKQIVPPLTKAASN
- a CDS encoding ATP-dependent helicase; amino-acid sequence: MNILENLNPEQRKAAQKIEGPSLILAGAGSGKTRTVTYKIAYMIKTLGINPDNILALTFTNKAANEMKQRVMELVGENSFNMTISTFHSFAVKLLRKYANAIGFSNSFNIYDTDDSKSVIKRIMKEFNIDEGITPVKYLSKISKLKESEILYDKLENELDLSIKSNRIFYDIYKTYQETLLKNNCMDFSDILINGKKILSIPEILNKVQEQYKYILVDEYQDTNNIQYNIVKLIANKYRNICVVGDEDQSIYSFRGADISNILNFEKDYKDALVIKLEQNYRSTQNILNLANSVIKNNTSSKGKKLWSNNNAGNKIKVFSAENPYDEANFIAGIIRNSSKKFKDFTILYRTNFQSRILEQELTRYSIPCKIFGGLSFYQRKEIKDLLSYLTFIINPMDEVNFERCITNPKRKIGEKTIQKIKSISVEHNTDLMSAMLYENNSKIKDFYNTMLECVNFSKENSVSELLQFIIDKISYFDYLKQNESSDERIKNIEELVNAIIEIEHDIPDLTLEEYLTSISLSNSSDNINDENYVKLMTIHSSKGLEFDTVFISGFETGIFPSNSTLDNITELEEERRLCYVAITRAKNDIYITYTKSRMLNGITQYNVIPSIFLREMDNSYLNFLNSTNEIKIRESVDEKVKTTTTFENFNPFKFKNSTKYSIGQKVVHTLFGGGVIKQIDEKSLIIDFIAGQKKISLALADKFLKK
- the ybeY gene encoding rRNA maturation RNase YbeY; this translates as MVEIDITYDINEVEEYFEEEKIKEYIEYILKNEKENFNEKDFYVSFMVTNNKVIHEINKEYRGMDKPTDVISFAYNETENIGPVEIIGDIIISIDKVKEQAKEFGHSDKREFYYLLTHGMLHILGHDHIEDDEKAVMREKEERYLSAYEYKR
- a CDS encoding S1 RNA-binding domain-containing protein; the protein is MTNNVDFEKLLADYLPCEFKSGTAIEGTITRKEMEYSYLDINNKLEGRIRSFEIEDLNVGDTIAVQVIKTEDDYIIVSKLALDRIKEFDGYNVGDIVTGTVQKQIKGGYNVKIKSLNAFLPLSLSGAKDKEIIGKTFDFLIKEKTKKGITISRTDLTKKEISDFLETINLNDVVKCTISEILDFGVIVKLGPTTGLIHISELTWNQIKDISDILKVGQEIEAKIIEINKEKAKIKLSIKQLTDNPWFATREKYQLGELRTGTIKEILDFGLVISIDNTEDEGFMHISDISYRKYFKLDKTFKIGDTIEFEILNINDEKQRISLSAKALLDKTWDTITDNLNIGDIVEAKVIFAQDYGMFVELPNKLEAFIRRIDYSWTKNELTEFNEGENIKFVITNIDADNKKIAGSIKALIKSPWKEAIETYKIGNIVEVTITDKIDSGLLVELTPRFKGLIPTREIDKDYSISDKVKAVIIDENESKNSIILSIRRIKENEEKKELDKLMEKYGVK
- a CDS encoding HPr family phosphocarrier protein, which gives rise to MKTMNLTIKNKQGLHVRPSTKFVEIAENFPGTITVKTDTKEVNGKNIMELIFLALDFGDTFTVIANSDEESSENAILNELKQLVEVQKFYET
- a CDS encoding diacylglycerol kinase yields the protein MSTKDRKNRDKKIINSFNNSINGIIQTIKSESHMKVHIVIAIIVIILSLIFDINRYELLMLMITVSIVLICEIINTAIERTVDLVTKEYNENAKFAKDAAAGAVMVSAVLSLFVGYIVFFDKITKVIATGHQFIKLTGRISNITVLILALLSILVVTLKAVIKKGTSLEGGMPSGHATISFSIVTIITYITGDTKIVLLSLLLALLVCQSRVKTGIHTFNEVVVGAFLGFGVTYVILKVLFIIGNIYI
- a CDS encoding HD family phosphohydrolase is translated as MKINFFGRKIEISIKNVNVNLKLAKDNSTMDKYSYRTMFLLLTFLFFVILSLIHRNSTEYIVGNKVEQDIIAYKTVVYEKDILNIDIQEKIEKNTSPEFDRKIEVGTEKVKKFSELLQELSKLDLKNENSITKFIEKNKLNISESDIKKIGINGDLNYYIYLTEILTGLYEEGIVRKTDFNKILSKKQIVLESYEKNLLRNYIEPNLIINEEKTREKIKENINALKNNKIKISKGDIIAKKGDIITQSTYDQLEQLGLVNNHNKILRISFTFLFLSVLSILYYIGGETYLKKGINSKGFYPTFITFIIINVLYWILDFDELMLFIIPFASLPIVASILTKEKMFSLSISILASLTIVPNLEWFIILIVISIIAIITNEKLTNRLELVKNGFKIGVMQAIFSVLYGVIYNYGISYITIFVVFSLISGFFTGMICLGILPYFENTFSILTDIKLLELGDYSSSLLKQLLLTAPGTFHHSIMVGALAEQAAEVIGANPILARVGAYYHDIGKMKRPLYFVENQGGLENLHNELKPSLSALILTSHPKDGYILGKQHGLPEEILNIIVEHHGTTMVQYFYYKAVEIGENVSEVDFRYVGPKPSTKESAIVMLADTVEAAVRASKDKSREGIENTIRYLVKYKIDDNQLSNCDINLADIEKIIEAFLVVLKAIYHERIQYPKINSKK